A window from Mycobacterium saskatchewanense encodes these proteins:
- a CDS encoding TetR/AcrR family transcriptional regulator, translated as MARTQQQRREETVGRLLEASIASIVEVGYARASAAVITKRAGVSVGALFRHFETMSDFMAATASEVLRRQLESFTKRVAEIPADRPALEAALEILRDITSGPANAVIYELLVAARTDEKLRGTLQHELGQYSAKIYDAARALPGAEAFPEETFPVLVALMTNVFDGAAMVEGVLPQPDIAARRIPVLAALLTAGLPNA; from the coding sequence GTGGCCCGCACCCAGCAGCAGCGCCGCGAGGAGACCGTCGGCCGGCTCCTAGAGGCGTCCATCGCCAGCATCGTCGAGGTGGGTTACGCGCGGGCTTCCGCCGCCGTGATCACCAAGCGCGCTGGGGTGTCGGTGGGGGCCCTGTTCCGTCACTTCGAGACCATGAGCGACTTCATGGCCGCGACGGCGTCGGAGGTGCTGCGCCGCCAGCTCGAATCGTTCACCAAGCGGGTCGCCGAGATCCCGGCCGACCGGCCGGCGCTCGAGGCGGCCCTGGAGATCCTCCGTGACATCACCAGCGGCCCGGCCAACGCTGTCATCTACGAGTTGCTCGTCGCCGCGCGGACCGACGAAAAGCTCAGGGGGACATTGCAACACGAGCTGGGGCAGTACTCGGCGAAGATCTACGACGCCGCCCGGGCGCTGCCGGGGGCCGAGGCCTTCCCGGAGGAGACCTTCCCGGTGCTCGTGGCGCTGATGACCAACGTGTTCGACGGGGCCGCCATGGTCGAGGGCGTCCTGCCCCAGCCGGACATCGCCGCCCGCCGGATTCCCGTGCTGGCCGCCCTGCTGACCGCCGGGCTGCCGAACGCCTAG
- a CDS encoding serine/threonine-protein kinase, with the protein MALASGATFAGYVIARKLGSGATADVYLVQDRRSAVWRALKVLSPELSADEDFRRRFQAETPAAANLTHPHIVEVHERGEFYGRLYVAMQYVEGINAARLMADRFPAVSPVGEVLALVTAVAEALDYAHDRGMLHLDVKPANILLTGRGEGEQRILLSDFGTAPALGATPGKYAAPEQAAAGAGAAVDSRADQYALAATAFHLLTGTSPGERPPSLSSLRPELARLDRVFARALAESPADRFETCRQFAEAANEQAGGSAADRSPEAALAAEYPAYAWPEIVAAEDVASVKAHAPVRKARAPRPTGSPRRPPGKLPPVTPARTRAARQPPAPPPRRRRPRRILLVFAAILLVVGLVALGFALGRTTGASGARPAGPAPAPSAEPPTPASPPAAPIPLDGSYRLDVQRTKQTFNYAADPQPPDVTTWWAFRSSCAPAECVTAAIRLDDGDHQRAAVPDAGQLIMRFADGRWQSQPEEARVACAGPDRPVQTQAATVVLSLKPRPGGDLAGEETVTVQSNECAQRSAVIRIPAILSRSGDVPPAVTGPDPATTADAPGPPTTGAHR; encoded by the coding sequence ATGGCGTTGGCCAGCGGCGCGACGTTTGCCGGATACGTCATCGCGCGAAAGCTGGGTTCCGGGGCGACCGCTGACGTCTACCTCGTGCAGGATCGCCGGTCGGCGGTCTGGCGGGCGCTGAAAGTCCTTTCCCCGGAGTTGTCGGCGGACGAAGATTTCCGCCGGCGATTTCAGGCGGAGACACCGGCCGCGGCGAACCTCACTCACCCGCACATCGTCGAGGTCCATGAGCGCGGCGAGTTCTACGGCCGGCTGTACGTCGCGATGCAGTACGTCGAGGGCATCAACGCCGCCCGGCTGATGGCCGACCGCTTTCCGGCGGTCTCGCCGGTGGGGGAGGTGCTCGCCCTGGTGACCGCGGTCGCTGAGGCCCTCGACTATGCGCACGATCGCGGCATGCTGCATCTCGACGTCAAGCCCGCCAACATCCTGTTGACCGGGCGGGGGGAAGGGGAGCAGCGGATCCTCCTGAGCGACTTCGGGACGGCACCGGCCCTCGGCGCTACACCCGGAAAATATGCGGCGCCCGAGCAGGCGGCCGCGGGCGCCGGGGCGGCCGTTGATAGCCGCGCCGACCAGTACGCGCTGGCGGCCACCGCGTTCCACCTGCTGACCGGCACGTCACCGGGAGAACGTCCGCCCAGCCTGAGCAGCCTGCGCCCGGAGCTGGCGCGCCTGGATCGCGTGTTCGCCCGGGCGCTCGCCGAAAGCCCCGCGGACCGGTTCGAGACCTGCCGCCAGTTCGCCGAGGCGGCCAACGAGCAAGCCGGCGGCTCGGCCGCAGATCGCAGCCCCGAGGCCGCGCTGGCGGCCGAATATCCCGCGTACGCCTGGCCGGAGATCGTCGCGGCGGAAGACGTAGCGTCGGTCAAGGCCCACGCTCCCGTTCGGAAAGCCCGAGCGCCTCGGCCCACCGGGTCACCCCGCCGCCCCCCGGGGAAGCTTCCCCCTGTGACGCCGGCTCGCACGCGGGCGGCGCGGCAGCCCCCGGCGCCCCCGCCGAGGCGGCGCAGGCCGCGCCGGATCCTGCTCGTGTTCGCGGCGATCCTGCTGGTGGTCGGGCTGGTCGCGCTCGGCTTCGCCCTCGGGCGCACGACCGGCGCCAGCGGTGCCCGCCCCGCCGGTCCGGCGCCGGCCCCGTCCGCCGAGCCGCCGACGCCGGCGAGCCCGCCCGCCGCGCCCATCCCGCTCGACGGCTCCTACCGCCTCGACGTCCAACGCACCAAGCAGACGTTCAACTATGCGGCCGACCCGCAGCCGCCGGACGTGACAACCTGGTGGGCCTTTCGCTCGTCGTGCGCCCCCGCGGAGTGCGTCACGGCCGCGATCCGGCTCGACGACGGCGACCATCAGCGTGCCGCCGTGCCCGACGCCGGCCAGCTGATCATGCGGTTCGCGGACGGGCGCTGGCAGTCGCAGCCGGAGGAGGCCCGCGTCGCATGCGCCGGGCCGGACCGGCCGGTGCAGACCCAGGCCGCGACGGTGGTGCTGTCGCTGAAACCTCGGCCGGGCGGCGATCTGGCGGGCGAGGAGACCGTCACCGTGCAGAGCAACGAATGCGCCCAGCGATCGGCGGTGATCCGCATCCCGGCGATCCTCAGCCGCAGCGGCGACGTGCCGCCGGCCGTGACCGGGCCGGACCCCGCGACGACCGCCGACGCCCCCGGGCCGCCGACCACCGGAGCCCACCGCTGA
- a CDS encoding N-acyl-D-amino-acid deacylase family protein: MTYDVIIRDGLWFDGTGGAPRTRTLGIRDGVLATVSDRPLDETGCPEVIDAAGKWVLPGFLDVHTHYDAEVLLDPGLRESVRHGVTTVLLGNCSLSTVYAGSEDAADLFSRVEAVPREYVYDALTTNRNWSTAAEYVEAIDALPLGPNVGSLLGHSDLRTAVLGLDRATDPGVTATDAELEKMAALLEQALDAGMLGMSGMDAAIDKLDGDRFRSRALPSTFATWRERRRLIKVLRKRGRILQSAPNIESALSGFLFFLSSSRILGRGKGVRMSLLVSADAKSMPYAVRTFGLGTRILNRLLGSSVRFQHLPVPFELYSDGIDLPVFEEFGAGTAALHLRDQLQRNELLADESYRRQFRREFDRIKLGPSLWHRDFHDAIIVECPDPSLIGKSFGAIADERGLHPLDAFLDVLVENGERNVRWTTTVANHRPKQLNKLAAEPSIHMGFSDAGAHLRNMAFYNFPLRMLKRTRDAHRAGRPFLSTERAVYRLTWELAEWFGIDAGTLRQGDRADFVVIDPAGLNDAVDGYHEEEVPFYGGLRRMVNRNDDAVVATGVGGAVVFREGRFREGYGQTVRSGRYLRAGARHRGASQTARVLQVAEAGV; encoded by the coding sequence ATGACCTACGACGTGATCATCCGCGACGGACTGTGGTTCGACGGCACCGGCGGTGCGCCGCGGACCCGGACGCTCGGCATTCGCGACGGCGTGCTGGCCACGGTGTCCGATCGGCCGCTCGACGAGACGGGCTGCCCGGAGGTGATCGACGCGGCGGGCAAGTGGGTCCTCCCGGGCTTCCTCGACGTGCATACCCACTACGACGCCGAGGTGCTGTTGGACCCCGGGCTGCGGGAGTCGGTACGCCACGGTGTGACGACGGTGCTGCTGGGGAACTGCTCACTGTCCACGGTGTACGCCGGCTCCGAAGACGCGGCCGACCTGTTCAGCCGGGTCGAGGCGGTGCCGCGCGAATACGTCTACGACGCGTTGACGACGAACCGGAACTGGTCGACGGCGGCGGAATACGTCGAGGCGATCGACGCCCTGCCGCTCGGGCCCAATGTTGGCTCACTGCTTGGCCATTCGGACCTGCGGACCGCGGTGCTGGGCCTTGATCGCGCCACCGACCCCGGTGTCACGGCCACCGACGCCGAACTGGAAAAGATGGCCGCGCTGCTCGAGCAGGCCCTCGACGCCGGGATGCTGGGCATGTCCGGCATGGACGCGGCGATCGACAAGCTCGACGGGGACCGGTTCCGATCGCGCGCGCTGCCGTCCACGTTCGCCACGTGGCGGGAGCGGCGGCGGCTGATCAAGGTGCTGCGCAAGCGCGGCCGGATCCTGCAGAGCGCGCCGAACATCGAGAGCGCCCTGTCCGGTTTCCTGTTCTTCCTGTCCAGCAGCCGAATCCTCGGACGCGGCAAGGGGGTTCGGATGAGCCTGTTGGTGTCCGCCGATGCGAAGTCCATGCCGTATGCCGTGCGCACCTTCGGGCTGGGCACCCGGATCCTCAACCGGCTCCTGGGCTCCAGCGTGCGCTTCCAGCACCTGCCGGTCCCGTTCGAGCTGTACTCGGACGGGATCGACCTGCCGGTGTTCGAGGAGTTCGGGGCGGGAACCGCCGCCCTCCATCTACGAGACCAGTTGCAGCGCAACGAGTTGCTGGCCGACGAGTCCTACCGCCGCCAGTTCCGCCGGGAGTTCGACCGCATCAAACTGGGCCCGTCGCTGTGGCACCGCGACTTCCACGACGCGATCATCGTCGAATGCCCCGACCCGTCCTTGATCGGCAAGAGCTTCGGCGCGATCGCCGACGAGCGCGGGCTGCATCCGCTCGACGCGTTCCTCGACGTGCTCGTGGAGAACGGTGAGCGCAACGTCCGCTGGACGACGACCGTGGCCAACCACCGGCCCAAGCAGCTCAACAAGCTGGCCGCCGAGCCGAGCATCCACATGGGCTTCTCGGACGCCGGCGCCCACCTGCGCAACATGGCCTTCTACAACTTCCCGCTGAGGATGCTCAAGCGCACCCGCGACGCCCACCGCGCCGGCCGGCCGTTCTTGTCCACGGAGCGGGCGGTGTACCGCCTCACCTGGGAGCTGGCGGAGTGGTTCGGCATCGACGCGGGCACCCTGCGCCAGGGCGACCGCGCGGACTTCGTCGTGATCGACCCGGCCGGCCTCAACGACGCGGTGGACGGCTACCACGAGGAAGAGGTGCCCTTCTACGGCGGGCTGCGCCGCATGGTCAACCGCAACGACGACGCCGTCGTCGCCACCGGCGTGGGCGGCGCGGTCGTGTTCCGGGAGGGCCGATTCCGCGAGGGCTACGGCCAGACCGTGCGGTCCGGCCGGTACCTGCGGGCCGGCGCCCGTCACCGCGGCGCGTCCCAGACCGCTCGTGTCCTGCAGGTCGCAGAAGCCGGGGTCTGA
- a CDS encoding D-alanyl-D-alanine carboxypeptidase family protein, which translates to MRKLMALAAAALALGTCAVTAGVTTAAADSMQPVGSVPIPDGPAQTWIVADLDSGQVLAGRDQNVAHPPASTIKVLLALVALDQVSLDQTVVADAADTDVECNCVGIKAGRTYTARQLLDALLLVSGNDAANTLAHLLGGADATVAKMNAKAASLGATSTHAPTPSGLDGPAGSGASTAHDLAVIFRAAMANPVFAQITAEPSAMFPDPATGVERPITNQDELLQRYPGAIGGKTGFTDAARKTFVGAAARGGRRLVIAMMYGLVKAGGPSYWDQAASLFDWGFALNPENGIGAL; encoded by the coding sequence ATGCGGAAGCTCATGGCCCTCGCCGCCGCCGCGCTCGCGCTGGGCACGTGCGCCGTCACCGCCGGCGTGACCACAGCGGCGGCCGACAGCATGCAGCCCGTCGGCTCGGTGCCCATCCCCGACGGCCCGGCGCAGACGTGGATCGTGGCCGATCTCGACAGCGGCCAGGTGCTGGCCGGGCGTGACCAGAACGTCGCGCATCCGCCCGCCAGCACCATCAAGGTGCTGCTGGCCCTGGTGGCGCTCGACCAGGTGAGCCTCGACCAGACTGTCGTCGCCGACGCCGCGGACACCGATGTCGAGTGCAACTGCGTCGGCATCAAAGCGGGCCGCACGTACACCGCGCGCCAGCTGCTCGACGCGCTGCTGCTGGTCTCTGGCAACGACGCCGCCAACACGCTGGCGCACCTGCTGGGCGGCGCCGACGCCACCGTGGCCAAGATGAACGCCAAGGCCGCGTCCCTGGGGGCCACGAGCACCCACGCCCCCACCCCGTCCGGGCTGGACGGCCCGGCGGGTTCGGGGGCGTCGACGGCGCACGACCTGGCCGTCATCTTCCGCGCCGCAATGGCCAACCCGGTGTTCGCGCAGATCACCGCCGAGCCGTCGGCGATGTTCCCGGACCCGGCCACCGGTGTCGAGCGCCCGATCACCAATCAGGACGAGCTGCTGCAGCGCTATCCCGGTGCGATCGGCGGCAAAACGGGATTCACCGACGCCGCGCGCAAGACCTTCGTCGGCGCCGCCGCCCGCGGGGGCCGACGGTTGGTGATCGCCATGATGTACGGGCTGGTCAAGGCCGGCGGGCCGAGCTACTGGGACCAGGCCGCCAGCCTGTTCGACTGGGGCTTCGCGCTCAACCCCGAGAACGGCATCGGTGCCCTCTAA